In the genome of Panthera uncia isolate 11264 chromosome B3 unlocalized genomic scaffold, Puncia_PCG_1.0 HiC_scaffold_1, whole genome shotgun sequence, one region contains:
- the SERPINA6 gene encoding corticosteroid-binding globulin, which yields MLLSLCTCFLWLSTSDLWTVQAQDPDTDVSTRSPQRDLAPNNVDFAFTLYRHLVASAPGENVFISPLSISMALAMLSLGARGYTRAQLLQGLGFNLTKTSEAEIHQGFQHLHHFHKESDATLEMAMGNALFLDRSLEPLESFSADSKHYYGLEVLATDFEDWAGASRQINEYIENKTQGKIVNLLSKLDSSATLVLVNYIFFKGMWAHPFDPESTREENFYVNESTVVTVPMMFQSSPTKYLKDRVLPCQLVQLEYTGNGTVFFILPDEGKMDTVIAALSRDTIQRWSESLTISQVDLHIPKVSISGDYDLRAILKDMGIADWVNNGMDFSGITQEAQLKASKVVHKAMLQLSESGLGAAAPSGLTPKAAYKRLAVHINRPFIVMIFDHFTWSSLFLGKVMNPT from the exons ATGCTGCTTTCCCTGTGCACCTGTTTCCTCTGGCTATCCACCAGTGACCTCTGGACCGTCCAGGCTCAGGACCCCGACACCGATGTGAGCACAAGGAGCCCTCAACGGGACTTGGCTCCAAACAATGTTGACTTTGCCTTTACCCTATATAGGCATCTAGTGGCTTCAGCTCCTGGCGAGAATGTCTTCATCTCTCCCTTGAGCATCTCCATGGCCTTAGCTATGTTGTCCCTGGGCGCCCGTGGCTACACACGGGCCCAGCTTCTCCAGGGCCTGGGCTTCAACCTCACCAAGACATCCGAAGCTGAGATCCACCAGGGTTTTCAGCACCTTCACCATTTCCACAAGGAGTCAGACGCCACACTGGAGATGGCTATGGGTAACGCCTTGTTCCTTGACCGCAGCCTGGAGCCACTGGAGTCGTTCTCAGCAGACAGCAAGCACTACTATGGGTTGGAGGTCTTGGCTACGGATTTCGAGGACTGGGCTGGAGCCAGCAGACAAATCAATGAGTATATCGAAAATAAGACCCAGGGGAAAATTGTGAACTTGTTATCGAAGCTGGATAGTTCAGCCACGCTCGTCCTGGTCAACTACATCTTCTTCaaag gcaTGTGGGCACACCCCTTCGACCCGGAAAGCACCAGGGAGGAGAACTTCTATGTGAACGAGAGCACCGTGGTGACCGTGCCCATGATGTTCCAGTCGAGCCCCACCAAGTACCTGAAAGACCGGGTGCTCCCCTGCCAGCTGGTACAGCTGGAATACACGGGCAACGGGACCGTCTTCTTCATCCTCCCAGACGAGGGGAAGATGGACACAGTCATCGCCGCGCTGAGCAGGGACACCATTCAGAGGTGGTCTGAGTCGCTGACCATCAG CCAGGTGGACCTACACATCCCAAAGGTGTCCATCTCTGGAGACTACGACCTCAGGGCCATCCTGAAGGACATGGGCATTGCAGACTGGGTCAACAACGGGATGGATTTCTCCGGCATCACCCAAGAGGCCCAGCTGAAGGCGTCGAAG gtGGTCCATAAGGCTATGCTGCAGCTGAGTGAGAGCGGCCTGGGGGCGGCTGCCCCCTCCGGGCTCACGCCGAAGGCGGCGTACAAGCGCCTTGCCGTCCACATCAACCGGCCCTTCATTGTCATGATCTTCGACCACTTCACGTGGAGCAGCCTTTTCCTGGGCAAGGTTATGAACCCGACCTAA